The Mesomycoplasma ovipneumoniae genome window below encodes:
- a CDS encoding PTS sugar transporter subunit IIA, translated as MSVNLLTNLIENDSILINQRAQTWQEAIEVSCKPLVEKKLISPNYIDSIINSTIEHGPYYILAPFLAMPHAEAGKDVFKDCFSLVVFDKPFYFDQDSRPVQILITLGATSADIHTAVALPQIVAAFEDVDNIDKIIKATSKEEIIAVLEKVDFSKYLNS; from the coding sequence ATGTCAGTTAATTTACTCACAAATTTAATTGAAAATGACTCAATTTTAATTAATCAAAGAGCCCAAACCTGGCAAGAAGCAATTGAAGTCTCATGTAAACCGCTTGTTGAAAAAAAATTAATAAGCCCAAATTACATTGACTCGATAATCAACTCAACAATTGAACACGGACCTTATTATATACTTGCCCCTTTTCTTGCAATGCCTCATGCCGAAGCTGGAAAAGACGTATTTAAAGATTGTTTTTCACTTGTTGTCTTTGATAAACCTTTTTATTTTGACCAAGATAGCCGTCCTGTTCAAATTTTAATAACTCTTGGCGCAACAAGTGCAGATATTCATACCGCAGTTGCCCTACCCCAAATAGTTGCGGCTTTTGAAGATGTTGATAATATTGATAAAATTATTAAAGCTACATCAAAAGAAGAAATAATTGCAGTCCTTGAAAAAGTTGATTTTTCAAAATACCTTAATTCATAA
- a CDS encoding MSC_0775 family lipoprotein: MFRKKYKKLFLGILTSTLTVATVVSCGTTNSANLFTSSTNLELNKKHPYYSIYEPQFNIDLFKTNNLEQFIRAEFAKVPYQVQNSNSKLIKINQDFQVSHISDLQQINSNNQIVQPTVENNTLTLDQAKVEIKNFKQNKLANRFIKLNLDLQGLESKAKQINMDLNNFYYEINYNQIQENNDDTRILDIPITIRYYNADDKQNPYKRENFITIYKQISGFAPNKAKQDNINKAKMISKIDYKNKVNISVYSALENLNSKEEIKGETDTLIRTKYLDKQLKDIDLFTVEIPENTKSQYYLKDVKLGEDLKSILVTVVTTTGSGQNAYSTEKVYKIEDFRQLDQQEVQRLFKKYLKVQVKGGISFFNYDFANVNKNDFVTNFDQNSFFDIKINISEKTNDTSLAPYTTKAKISFKSKNPIFQDFDIDDFNIGVPKFVPLFDSSTSLLNKNQIFSPYNASVYIPELERRNIGEISNSINEESKSFVTSGGYKEFRTFYTDNKLTQAVHYGEDVLVPTGLPLKTFSKSKLLGAYYLPTQGAAEGIGTSVALQVDLNDLEISQEIKDKYLRNVDAVVFFFIHLDNNTLGLLGQTAQVEQGNKNSSRIATYIKDASPISPKELEKNTTFGTIGQISNNGGWSPHVHIEAYPIRYEIKDGKKVFAEKFLNQKYLLEPQRNIRITPNRINKYIDVDKQNKQIINLTSLKAAGVQIDQSKDINLVDNSGKDTKKLDTQFKGYKNRDYTKSIDDLFIRNQALDPNIFFQFRDDKSSRVRLDNLFTKAKQNS; this comes from the coding sequence ATGTTTAGAAAAAAATACAAAAAACTATTTTTAGGTATATTAACTTCTACTTTGACCGTTGCTACCGTGGTTTCTTGTGGAACAACTAACAGCGCTAATTTATTTACAAGTTCTACTAATTTAGAATTAAATAAAAAACACCCTTACTATTCAATTTATGAGCCACAATTTAATATTGATTTGTTTAAAACTAATAATTTAGAACAATTTATAAGGGCAGAGTTTGCTAAAGTGCCTTATCAAGTCCAAAATTCTAACTCCAAATTAATCAAGATTAATCAAGACTTTCAAGTATCGCATATTTCAGACTTACAGCAAATTAATTCTAACAATCAAATAGTTCAACCAACAGTTGAAAATAATACTTTAACTTTAGATCAAGCTAAAGTGGAAATTAAAAATTTCAAGCAAAATAAATTGGCAAATCGCTTTATCAAATTAAATTTAGATTTACAAGGCTTAGAATCAAAAGCTAAACAAATTAACATGGATCTAAATAATTTCTATTATGAAATAAACTATAATCAAATTCAAGAAAATAATGATGACACAAGAATTTTAGATATTCCTATCACTATTAGATATTATAATGCTGATGACAAACAGAACCCTTACAAAAGAGAAAATTTTATTACAATTTATAAACAAATTAGCGGTTTTGCTCCAAATAAGGCAAAGCAGGATAATATTAATAAAGCTAAAATGATTAGCAAAATCGACTATAAAAATAAAGTTAATATTTCTGTTTATAGTGCTCTTGAAAATTTAAACTCTAAAGAAGAAATTAAAGGTGAGACTGATACTTTAATTAGAACTAAATATCTTGATAAACAACTAAAAGATATTGATTTGTTTACAGTAGAAATTCCTGAAAATACTAAAAGTCAATATTATCTAAAAGATGTCAAGCTAGGAGAAGATCTAAAATCTATTTTAGTCACTGTTGTCACAACCACAGGTAGTGGACAAAATGCTTACAGTACAGAAAAAGTCTACAAAATTGAAGACTTTAGGCAACTAGATCAACAGGAAGTCCAGCGACTATTTAAAAAATATTTAAAAGTTCAAGTCAAAGGTGGAATTAGTTTTTTCAACTATGATTTTGCCAATGTCAATAAAAATGATTTTGTAACTAACTTTGATCAAAATAGCTTTTTTGATATTAAAATTAATATTTCAGAAAAAACTAACGATACTAGTTTAGCTCCATACACAACTAAGGCTAAAATTAGCTTTAAATCAAAAAATCCTATTTTCCAAGACTTTGATATTGATGATTTTAATATTGGAGTGCCAAAATTTGTTCCTCTATTTGATTCTTCAACCTCATTATTAAATAAAAATCAAATTTTTTCACCTTATAATGCTTCAGTTTATATACCAGAATTAGAAAGAAGAAATATTGGCGAAATTAGTAACAGTATTAATGAAGAGAGTAAATCTTTTGTAACTTCTGGTGGTTACAAAGAATTTCGTACTTTCTACACTGATAATAAATTAACTCAAGCCGTCCATTATGGTGAAGATGTTTTAGTTCCAACTGGTCTACCGCTAAAAACTTTTTCTAAATCAAAATTACTAGGGGCTTACTACTTACCAACTCAAGGAGCCGCTGAAGGAATTGGAACTAGCGTTGCACTACAAGTTGACCTTAACGACTTAGAAATTAGTCAAGAAATTAAGGACAAATATTTACGCAATGTAGATGCTGTTGTTTTCTTTTTTATACACTTAGACAATAATACACTTGGACTTTTAGGTCAAACAGCACAAGTTGAACAAGGTAATAAAAACTCTTCAAGAATAGCAACTTATATAAAAGATGCTAGTCCGATTAGTCCAAAAGAATTAGAAAAAAATACTACTTTTGGTACTATTGGGCAAATTTCTAACAATGGTGGTTGGTCACCGCACGTTCACATCGAAGCTTATCCAATTCGATATGAAATCAAAGATGGTAAAAAAGTATTTGCCGAAAAATTTTTAAATCAGAAATATTTGCTTGAACCACAAAGAAATATTAGAATAACTCCAAACCGTATTAATAAATATATCGATGTAGATAAGCAAAATAAGCAAATTATTAACTTAACCAGTCTTAAAGCTGCGGGTGTACAAATTGATCAAAGCAAAGACATTAACTTAGTTGATAATAGTGGAAAAGATACTAAAAAACTTGACACACAATTTAAGGGTTATAAAAACAGAGATTACACTAAATCAATCGATGATTTATTTATCAGAAATCAGGCATTAGATCCAAATATATTTTTCCAATTTCGCGATGATAAATCTTCGCGAGTAAGACTGGATAACTTATTTACAAAGGCAAAACAAAATAGTTAA
- a CDS encoding MAG4940 family membrane protein: MTKFEMLSVFWNTRVAFIEFLGSLLLIFFFLTSKHIVYQLKSNIFVSSFLYTLSFFSALFIAQAASGFLSNSDIKPFLIPQIVIFESIIKGLTNSFTGTLLYQGYFYIFISQILGVIFGYLAFFLYVKTVKNILKHKEDFHKIVMVEKTPKISTYLQKEIFFGSLFVFILMSIPRIPFSANLTLFDHQIVLFILLLFFFIINTNTGFINFNLWSTLVIIPYLAIRKINNFSIRHYLWQILINILTTILIPAILSLIFLGIASSSNLSFNL; encoded by the coding sequence ATGACAAAATTTGAAATGCTTTCTGTCTTTTGAAATACTAGAGTTGCCTTTATTGAATTTTTAGGATCACTACTTTTAATATTTTTCTTTTTGACATCAAAACATATTGTATATCAGCTAAAGTCAAATATTTTTGTTTCAAGTTTTCTCTATACTCTTTCATTTTTTTCAGCACTTTTTATTGCTCAAGCAGCTTCTGGTTTTTTATCAAATTCAGATATCAAACCGTTTTTAATACCACAAATTGTCATATTTGAATCAATTATCAAAGGCCTGACAAATTCTTTTACAGGAACATTGCTTTATCAAGGTTATTTTTACATTTTTATCAGTCAAATTTTAGGTGTTATTTTTGGTTATTTGGCCTTCTTTTTATATGTAAAAACAGTAAAAAATATCTTAAAACATAAAGAAGATTTTCACAAAATAGTTATGGTTGAAAAGACCCCTAAAATTAGCACTTATTTACAAAAAGAGATCTTTTTTGGTTCATTATTTGTTTTCATTTTAATGAGTATTCCAAGAATTCCTTTTAGTGCCAATTTAACTTTATTTGATCATCAGATTGTTTTATTTATCTTGTTGCTATTTTTCTTTATTATTAACACCAATACCGGTTTTATCAATTTTAATTTATGGTCAACTTTAGTGATTATACCTTACTTAGCAATAAGAAAAATCAATAATTTTAGTATCAGACATTATTTGTGGCAAATCCTTATTAACATACTGACAACTATTTTAATACCTGCGATTTTAAGTCTAATATTTTTAGGTATTGCCAGTTCTTCAAACTTAAGTTTTAATTTATAA
- the uvrA gene encoding excinuclease ABC subunit UvrA: MLKNKDTHNFIYIKGASENNLKNFDLVIPKNKLVVFTGVSGSGKSSLAFNTIYEEGKRRYIDSLSSYARQFLGGTKKPKVEAIYGLLPTISVEQKTSHNNPRSTVGTITEIYDYFRLLFAKIGKPFCPNHKAEIVPQKIVNILNSILSRPKGTRIVIMAPVVQSERGSHRNLIENLKNQGFLRLKINDVTYYLADDINLDPKQRHTISVIIDRFILDDDEETRLQSSLELAFQMGKGIALCEFDDSEVVRFSKLQACPFGDFEMPSLENRLFSFNSPYGMCKTCKGLGTNLEADFDLVVPDKNLSINQGAIKYFGKSINTKSLEWQELQILLEYFEISPDKKINELTKKELEIINYGSKESINYSLVSESGKRYDYFRPIEGILSRIQRKFWDTTSEDLRLWFKKMMSEFLCSTCQGARLNNYALAVKIENYNIFELSQLSIKNLIEFFKNLNLSDFDQQVSKLILSEIRDRLSFLDNVGLSYLNLSRSAATLSGGESQRIRLASQVGSQLTGVLYVLDEPSIGLHQKDNDRLIATLKKMVEIGNSLIVVEHDLETILAADYLVDIGANAGENGGYLVAAGKLEDIENEPKSITGQFLTNKLAIPVPKKRRSGNGKFIIIEKARENNLKKISINIPLGKFVVITGVSGSGKSTLVNQILVNGIAKHLGATNIRVGKCDEIRGLFNIDKLVAVNQSPIGRTPRSNPATYTSVFDDIREIFANTEQARSLGFSKSKFSFNLQSGRCDKCQGDGQIKIEMHFMPDIYVLCDNCQGKRYKPDVLQIRFHGKTIADILELTVSAALEFFNNWPKIVAKLQTLVDVGLGYIKLGQSATTLSGGEAQRIKLATFLQKKPTGKSLFVLDEPTTGLHNYDVANLIKVLDRIVDNGDSVVIIEHNLDVIKVADYIIDLGPEGGQDGGNIVAKGTPEAVAKVEKSYTGAYLKKILNIK; this comes from the coding sequence ATGTTAAAAAATAAAGACACGCATAATTTTATTTACATCAAAGGTGCAAGTGAGAACAATTTAAAGAATTTTGACCTTGTAATTCCTAAAAATAAATTAGTTGTCTTTACTGGGGTTTCAGGGTCAGGAAAGTCATCTTTAGCCTTTAATACGATTTATGAAGAAGGAAAACGACGTTATATAGACTCTTTGAGTTCATATGCGCGACAATTTTTAGGCGGAACTAAAAAACCAAAAGTTGAAGCTATTTACGGACTTTTGCCAACAATTTCTGTTGAGCAAAAAACAAGTCATAACAATCCGCGCTCAACTGTTGGAACAATTACCGAAATTTATGACTATTTTCGGCTTTTATTTGCCAAAATTGGTAAGCCTTTTTGTCCTAATCATAAAGCTGAAATTGTTCCTCAAAAAATTGTTAACATTTTGAATTCAATTTTGTCACGGCCAAAAGGTACTAGAATTGTAATTATGGCTCCTGTTGTTCAATCTGAGCGCGGATCTCACCGAAATTTAATTGAAAATCTTAAAAATCAAGGTTTTTTGCGACTTAAAATTAATGATGTTACATATTATCTTGCAGATGACATTAACCTTGATCCAAAGCAAAGACACACAATTTCTGTTATTATTGATAGATTTATTCTTGATGATGATGAAGAAACTAGACTTCAATCTTCACTTGAATTAGCATTTCAAATGGGAAAAGGAATTGCTCTTTGTGAGTTTGACGATTCTGAAGTAGTTAGATTTTCAAAATTACAGGCTTGTCCCTTTGGCGATTTTGAAATGCCAAGTTTAGAAAATCGACTTTTTTCATTTAATTCACCTTATGGAATGTGCAAAACTTGTAAAGGATTAGGGACAAATTTAGAGGCTGATTTTGATCTTGTTGTTCCTGATAAAAATTTATCTATTAATCAAGGTGCGATAAAATACTTTGGTAAATCAATAAATACAAAATCATTAGAATGGCAAGAGCTGCAAATTTTGCTTGAGTATTTTGAAATTTCACCTGATAAAAAAATCAACGAACTTACTAAAAAAGAGCTTGAAATTATCAATTATGGCTCAAAAGAATCAATTAATTACTCGTTAGTTTCCGAAAGTGGAAAAAGATATGATTATTTTCGGCCAATTGAAGGTATTTTAAGTCGAATCCAGCGTAAATTTTGGGACACAACTAGTGAAGATCTTCGTCTTTGATTTAAAAAAATGATGTCTGAATTTTTGTGCAGCACATGCCAAGGCGCTAGACTAAATAATTATGCTCTTGCAGTAAAAATTGAAAATTATAATATTTTTGAATTATCACAGTTGTCTATTAAAAATCTAATTGAGTTTTTTAAGAATTTAAATTTATCTGACTTTGATCAACAAGTTTCAAAATTGATTCTTTCAGAAATTCGCGATCGACTTTCTTTTTTAGACAATGTTGGGCTTTCATATTTGAATTTAAGTAGGTCAGCGGCAACACTTTCTGGAGGAGAATCGCAAAGAATTAGGCTTGCAAGTCAAGTAGGATCACAATTAACTGGGGTACTTTATGTTCTTGATGAACCTTCAATTGGATTGCATCAAAAGGATAATGACAGATTAATTGCAACTTTGAAAAAAATGGTTGAAATTGGTAACAGTTTAATAGTTGTTGAGCATGATCTTGAGACTATTTTGGCTGCTGATTATTTAGTTGATATAGGTGCTAATGCTGGTGAAAACGGTGGGTATTTAGTTGCTGCCGGTAAACTTGAGGACATTGAAAACGAACCAAAATCAATTACAGGACAATTTTTAACTAATAAATTAGCAATTCCAGTTCCTAAAAAACGTCGCAGTGGCAATGGTAAATTTATAATTATCGAAAAAGCAAGAGAAAATAATTTAAAAAAAATCAGTATAAACATTCCTTTAGGTAAATTTGTTGTTATAACAGGGGTATCAGGTTCAGGTAAATCAACATTGGTAAATCAAATTTTGGTTAATGGGATTGCAAAACACCTTGGCGCAACAAATATTCGCGTTGGGAAATGTGATGAAATTAGGGGACTTTTTAATATTGACAAATTAGTCGCTGTCAATCAAAGTCCAATTGGAAGGACGCCGCGCTCAAATCCAGCAACATATACATCTGTTTTTGACGATATTCGTGAGATTTTTGCAAACACTGAGCAAGCAAGATCGCTTGGATTTTCTAAGTCAAAATTCTCTTTTAACTTACAATCCGGAAGGTGCGATAAATGTCAAGGCGATGGACAAATAAAAATTGAAATGCATTTTATGCCCGATATATATGTTTTATGTGATAACTGTCAAGGAAAAAGGTATAAACCTGATGTTCTGCAAATTCGTTTTCACGGTAAAACTATTGCAGATATTCTCGAATTAACAGTCTCAGCGGCACTTGAGTTTTTTAATAACTGGCCAAAAATTGTTGCAAAATTGCAAACTTTGGTTGACGTTGGTCTTGGCTATATAAAACTAGGTCAATCAGCCACAACACTTTCAGGTGGGGAGGCTCAAAGAATTAAATTAGCGACATTTTTACAGAAAAAACCAACAGGAAAGTCACTTTTTGTTCTTGATGAGCCAACAACAGGGCTACATAATTATGACGTTGCAAATTTAATTAAAGTACTTGATAGAATAGTGGATAATGGCGATAGCGTCGTGATTATAGAGCACAACTTGGATGTAATTAAAGTTGCAGATTATATTATTGACCTAGGACCTGAAGGCGGACAAGACGGGGGAAATATTGTTGCAAAAGGAACTCCGGAGGCTGTTGCAAAGGTAGAAAAATCCTACACTGGCGCTTATTTGAAAAAGATTCTAAACATTAAATAA
- a CDS encoding PTS sugar transporter subunit IIB: MSLKIVAACGNGMGTSMIIKLKVQKIVKELGVDASVEALSMGQSKGLTNSVDIIIASKHLVSEFNQNQKAKIVGVTNLMDENEIKTALSPVLEQLV, from the coding sequence ATGTCATTAAAAATTGTCGCTGCATGTGGAAATGGAATGGGAACTTCAATGATAATCAAGTTGAAAGTTCAAAAAATAGTAAAGGAATTAGGGGTTGATGCTTCTGTAGAAGCCCTTTCAATGGGTCAGTCAAAAGGACTGACAAATTCAGTAGATATAATTATCGCCTCAAAACACCTTGTTAGCGAGTTTAATCAAAACCAAAAAGCTAAAATTGTTGGCGTAACTAATTTAATGGACGAAAATGAAATTAAAACTGCATTAAGTCCAGTTCTTGAGCAACTTGTTTAG
- a CDS encoding ribonuclease J: MSLTTNPTRFFGLGGMQEIGKSTLIIEDNYDIVIIDAGIKFANLFSTGIKGMVPNYQYLLKNQAKIRGIFITHGHEDHIGGIVYLVQEVQIKKIFAPKIAIEYLKAKFVDHKIKKEIEFVEIKKDDVYYFESFKVDFWTAQHSIPDAFGVRVTSKHGSIMCTGDFRFDYTPIGNYTDFDKLKQIGKNNLTVLFSDSTNAMRPNHSPSERDILADIEMHMRAATRKIIITAFASNLTRIKALIEIGIKLDKKILVFGRSMVNGINIGRRSGYINAPDEAFLGKNLSGVEENQMLILTTGSQGEQLAALDRMSNKKHPKISIEPRDMIIFSSSPIPGNKIKIEHLINRLYKLGAIIKENGPDGYLHTSGHAYKSEHEKIFQLTKPKYFFPYHGEYRMALAHSQTAIESGVNPKNVIIPDNGEVFEIVNQEVRKTKRKIPCEPIYIDGDTISRDNSRIINERQYMRENGVVFIFVPFDKKNNEIKGRISIITKGVFSIRTGSPIIADIRRISYSSIRFFVQKDPNWSMPQLKQLLKNRLGSYFHRSKRWNPVVLSKFIFVDEKFDFLANYEQKEAEKFVDYKATQTKLANPVNKKVVKPNPNNKSSSLNSQKNGNSSENIAVKSNNLSKKNLNYYNIQKSTDEKLNKPSKKIIPNKITKKSLNSQNFVKNEAQTNSNQEKTFANSESLQNKKTWIQSKKPNYLTTNLANSGDNLNTKNIQAKFRKNQNTANFKQLFPKNIKENPVAFSKNTDSDNFENLNYNNKKYNKNSKNLNQNFVKKQTVRFKNNKICPVFYPKSPDSTQATFYKKPITSKKNYKSQNLNDKIGKAENSKPKQTTESN; the protein is encoded by the coding sequence ATGTCACTAACTACTAACCCAACCCGTTTTTTTGGTCTTGGCGGAATGCAAGAAATTGGGAAATCAACGCTTATAATTGAAGATAATTATGATATTGTAATTATTGATGCTGGTATTAAGTTTGCTAACCTTTTTTCAACAGGAATCAAAGGAATGGTCCCAAATTACCAATATCTTTTAAAAAATCAAGCAAAAATTCGTGGTATTTTTATCACCCACGGTCACGAAGATCATATCGGCGGAATTGTCTACCTTGTTCAAGAAGTTCAAATTAAAAAAATTTTTGCCCCAAAAATTGCAATTGAATATTTAAAAGCCAAATTTGTTGACCATAAAATTAAAAAGGAAATTGAGTTTGTTGAAATAAAAAAGGACGATGTCTATTATTTTGAAAGTTTTAAAGTCGACTTTTGAACAGCTCAGCACTCAATTCCTGATGCCTTTGGTGTTCGAGTAACTTCAAAACATGGCTCAATTATGTGTACTGGCGATTTTCGTTTTGACTATACGCCAATTGGAAATTACACTGATTTTGATAAGTTAAAACAAATTGGGAAAAACAATCTGACAGTACTTTTTTCAGATTCAACAAATGCAATGCGGCCAAACCACTCACCCTCTGAGCGCGACATTCTTGCTGATATTGAAATGCATATGCGTGCGGCAACAAGAAAAATTATCATTACGGCATTTGCCTCAAACTTAACAAGAATTAAGGCACTAATTGAAATTGGAATTAAATTAGATAAGAAAATTCTTGTCTTTGGGAGATCGATGGTAAATGGGATTAATATTGGTCGGCGTTCTGGTTATATTAATGCTCCTGATGAGGCTTTTCTTGGTAAAAATTTATCAGGTGTTGAAGAAAATCAAATGCTAATTTTAACAACTGGATCTCAAGGTGAACAACTTGCCGCTCTTGATCGAATGTCAAACAAAAAACACCCTAAAATCAGTATTGAACCTCGTGATATGATTATTTTTTCTTCATCGCCAATTCCAGGCAACAAAATTAAAATTGAGCATTTAATTAACCGACTTTATAAATTAGGCGCAATTATTAAGGAAAACGGACCTGATGGTTATCTTCATACTTCAGGGCATGCTTATAAATCTGAACATGAAAAAATTTTCCAACTAACAAAACCAAAATATTTTTTCCCTTATCATGGCGAATACCGGATGGCTCTTGCTCACTCCCAGACGGCAATTGAATCTGGAGTTAATCCAAAAAATGTGATAATTCCGGATAATGGTGAAGTTTTTGAAATTGTTAACCAAGAAGTTCGTAAAACCAAGAGAAAAATTCCGTGCGAGCCAATTTATATTGATGGAGATACAATTTCACGTGATAATTCGCGGATTATAAATGAACGTCAATACATGCGTGAAAACGGTGTTGTTTTTATTTTTGTCCCTTTTGATAAAAAAAATAATGAAATTAAAGGTAGAATCTCGATTATTACAAAAGGTGTCTTTTCAATTCGAACAGGAAGTCCAATTATTGCCGATATTAGGCGAATTAGCTATTCATCAATTCGTTTTTTTGTGCAAAAAGATCCAAACTGATCAATGCCACAGTTAAAGCAACTGTTAAAAAATAGATTGGGTTCATATTTCCATCGGTCAAAACGTTGAAATCCGGTTGTTTTGTCAAAATTTATTTTTGTTGATGAAAAATTTGATTTTTTAGCCAACTATGAACAAAAAGAAGCAGAAAAATTTGTTGATTATAAAGCGACCCAGACAAAATTGGCAAACCCAGTTAATAAAAAAGTTGTAAAACCAAATCCAAATAATAAGTCCTCAAGCTTAAATTCGCAAAAAAATGGCAATTCTAGCGAAAATATAGCTGTTAAGTCGAATAATTTAAGCAAAAAAAATCTAAATTATTATAATATCCAAAAAAGCACAGATGAAAAATTAAACAAACCAAGTAAAAAAATTATTCCAAACAAAATAACAAAAAAATCATTAAATTCACAAAATTTTGTGAAAAATGAGGCTCAGACTAACTCAAATCAGGAAAAAACTTTTGCTAATAGTGAGTCTTTACAAAATAAAAAAACATGGATTCAATCAAAAAAACCTAATTATTTGACAACAAATCTAGCCAATTCTGGTGATAATTTGAACACTAAAAATATTCAGGCAAAATTTAGAAAAAATCAAAATACAGCGAATTTTAAACAACTTTTTCCAAAAAATATAAAAGAAAATCCTGTTGCTTTTTCAAAAAATACAGATAGTGACAATTTTGAAAACTTAAATTATAATAATAAAAAATATAATAAAAACAGTAAAAATTTAAACCAAAATTTTGTCAAAAAGCAAACTGTTCGCTTTAAAAACAATAAAATATGTCCGGTTTTTTACCCTAAAAGCCCCGATTCTACGCAAGCAACTTTTTATAAAAAGCCAATAACAAGCAAAAAAAATTATAAAAGCCAAAATTTGAATGATAAAATTGGAAAAGCTGAAAATTCAAAACCTAAACAAACAACAGAAAGCAATTAA
- a CDS encoding IS3 family transposase, which produces MKQYKFTIEDKFKYIKIAESKGLKNAILHFAEEFREIYKSKSKSKYARKEWMLHIYANNLIRNWQKKFYNNDMKSLISTRGKIKSPRKPKKKYTINDLSENDRGIYQEIVESVLRKSGIDPAIILEELKKRKQEQEKDRDKIENCTRICSVFNINRTSIYEKIRAKKPPKKIVYDEKLLEWILENFNLNRKVKGRDVLYNIYINQGNYVSTYVFQKHYEFLGLKSIAYKKQGKPAPKEKKFTRIWAEDHIKGDFSSENFGEKWFADIKFIKINNEWFYLHSIIETKSNYLLNFSISKTRFSEETINLVKETIKKYNIKPKFFHSDHGVEYANYKFANFLKQNGIQQSMSPKGNALANRPIEYFYAVFQRELINIEGQNFENVATAYQKISSFIDWYNYERPQSCLSYKTPSYYMR; this is translated from the coding sequence ATGAAACAATACAAATTCACAATTGAAGACAAATTTAAATACATTAAAATTGCCGAATCTAAAGGGTTAAAAAACGCAATTTTGCATTTTGCTGAAGAATTTAGAGAAATTTACAAAAGCAAATCGAAAAGTAAATATGCACGTAAAGAATGAATGTTGCATATATATGCCAATAATTTGATAAGAAATTGGCAAAAAAAGTTTTATAATAATGATATGAAAAGTTTGATAAGTACTCGTGGAAAAATCAAATCTCCGCGTAAACCAAAAAAGAAATATACAATTAACGATCTTTCTGAAAATGATCGTGGAATTTATCAAGAAATAGTGGAGAGTGTTCTTAGAAAATCCGGGATTGACCCCGCAATTATTCTTGAGGAACTCAAAAAACGAAAGCAAGAACAAGAGAAAGATAGAGATAAAATCGAAAATTGCACTAGAATTTGTAGTGTTTTCAATATTAATCGCACTTCGATTTATGAGAAAATAAGGGCAAAAAAACCACCAAAGAAAATAGTTTATGATGAAAAATTACTTGAGTGAATTCTTGAAAATTTCAATTTAAATCGAAAAGTTAAAGGGCGTGACGTCCTATATAATATTTACATAAATCAGGGAAATTATGTATCCACGTACGTTTTTCAAAAGCACTACGAATTTTTAGGATTAAAATCAATTGCTTATAAAAAGCAAGGAAAACCAGCGCCAAAAGAGAAAAAGTTTACACGAATTTGGGCTGAAGATCATATCAAAGGTGACTTTTCCTCAGAAAATTTTGGTGAAAAATGGTTTGCTGATATTAAATTTATCAAAATTAACAACGAATGATTTTACCTACACTCAATTATTGAAACAAAATCCAATTACCTGCTCAATTTTTCGATTTCTAAAACTAGATTTTCAGAAGAAACTATAAACTTAGTAAAAGAAACAATCAAAAAGTATAATATTAAACCAAAATTTTTCCATTCAGATCATGGCGTGGAATATGCGAACTACAAATTTGCTAATTTTTTAAAGCAAAATGGTATCCAACAATCAATGTCGCCAAAAGGAAACGCTCTTGCAAACCGCCCTATTGAATATTTTTATGCGGTTTTTCAACGCGAATTGATTAATATTGAGGGCCAAAATTTTGAAAATGTGGCTACTGCTTATCAAAAAATAAGTTCATTTATTGATTGGTATAACTATGAAAGGCCTCAAAGTTGCTTATCATATAAAACTCCAAGCTATTATATGAGGTAA